In the Micromonospora narathiwatensis genome, one interval contains:
- a CDS encoding sulfurtransferase TusA family protein gives MSEPDEVLDCRGQRCPLPVIKLARRLPELPVGAVVRVLADDPAAAVDIPAWCRMRGQHFIGALPDLPAYDVRRTH, from the coding sequence GTGAGCGAGCCGGACGAGGTGCTGGACTGTCGGGGGCAGCGGTGCCCGCTGCCGGTGATCAAACTGGCCCGCCGGCTGCCCGAGCTGCCCGTCGGCGCGGTGGTACGGGTGCTGGCCGACGACCCGGCCGCCGCGGTGGACATCCCGGCCTGGTGCCGCATGCGCGGCCAGCACTTCATCGGGGCCCTCCCCGACCTTCCCGCCTACGACGTCCGCCGAACCCACTGA
- a CDS encoding carbohydrate kinase family protein — translation MKIAVTGSIATDHLMSFPGRFADQLIADQLHKVSLSFLVDDLVLRRGGVAANIAFGMAQLGLRPVLLGAVGADFADYRSWLERHGVDCDSVHVSEVAHTARFVCTTDTDMCQIASFYAGAMSEARNIELAPVAARLGGLDLVLVGANDPEAMVRHSEESRERGYRFVADPSQQLARMDGEQVLGLIDGAEFLMTNDYEKSLLLSKAGLSDAQLLDRVKIRVTTLGKDGAEIAGRDFDTIHVPIAREIQAVDPTGVGDGFRAGFFAALSWGLGLERAAQVGSLLATLVLETVGTQEYQVRRDLFVKRLAESYGDAAAEDVRPHLVP, via the coding sequence ATGAAGATCGCCGTGACCGGCTCGATCGCCACCGATCACCTGATGAGCTTCCCCGGCCGCTTCGCCGACCAGCTCATCGCCGACCAGCTGCACAAGGTGTCGCTGTCGTTCCTCGTGGACGACCTGGTGCTGCGGCGCGGCGGGGTGGCGGCGAACATCGCCTTCGGCATGGCCCAGCTCGGACTGCGCCCGGTGCTGCTCGGCGCGGTCGGCGCCGACTTCGCCGACTACCGGTCGTGGCTGGAGCGGCACGGCGTGGACTGCGACTCGGTGCACGTCAGCGAGGTGGCGCACACCGCGCGCTTCGTCTGCACCACCGACACCGACATGTGCCAGATCGCCTCGTTCTACGCGGGCGCGATGAGCGAGGCCCGCAACATCGAGCTGGCCCCGGTGGCGGCGCGGCTGGGCGGCCTCGACCTGGTGCTGGTCGGCGCCAACGACCCGGAGGCGATGGTCCGGCACTCGGAGGAGAGCCGGGAGCGCGGTTACCGGTTCGTCGCCGACCCGTCCCAGCAGCTCGCCCGGATGGACGGCGAACAGGTCCTCGGCCTGATCGACGGCGCCGAATTCCTGATGACCAACGACTACGAGAAGTCGCTGCTGCTGAGCAAGGCGGGTCTCTCCGACGCGCAGCTCCTCGACCGGGTCAAGATCCGGGTCACCACGCTGGGCAAGGACGGCGCGGAGATCGCCGGCCGGGACTTCGACACCATCCACGTGCCGATCGCCCGGGAGATCCAGGCGGTCGACCCGACCGGCGTGGGCGACGGCTTCCGGGCCGGCTTCTTCGCCGCCCTGTCCTGGGGCCTGGGCCTGGAGCGTGCCGCCCAGGTCGGCTCGCTGCTGGCCACCCTGGTGCTGGAGACCGTCGGCACCCAGGAATACCAGGTCCGCCGGGATCTGTTCGTGAAGCGTCTCGCCGAGTCGTACGGGGACGCGGCCGCCGAGGACGTCCGGCCGCACCTGGTGCCGTGA
- the ctaC gene encoding aa3-type cytochrome oxidase subunit II: MVARSSEVRSSAVRHSASQGAGGHRRRGAGRLAGLGLGGAALLVLLTGCDVGKTFGGFGWPQGGITPQSHRMYDLWIASCIAALAVGVFVWGLIFWCVIRYRKRGNELPVQTRYNLPMEFLYTIAPILVVSVLFYYTAVVQTGVDKITKNPDVTVEVVAFKWNWQFNYRDGQGPDANTVASVLGTSDVIPVLVLPTGKSIRFEETSRDVIHSFWVPELLFKRDVMPGNVRNVFEVTSLDQEGEFVGRCAELCGSYHAFMNFELRVVSPQQYDQFLAEKKAGKSTQEALTAIGEAPYASTTEPFDTRRTKNNFNPSDASAGAGS; encoded by the coding sequence GTGGTCGCAAGGAGTTCGGAGGTACGGTCGTCGGCCGTACGGCACAGCGCTTCCCAGGGGGCCGGTGGGCACCGGCGGCGTGGTGCTGGTCGGCTCGCCGGGCTCGGTCTCGGCGGAGCCGCGCTGCTGGTTCTGCTCACCGGCTGCGACGTCGGCAAGACGTTCGGCGGCTTCGGGTGGCCGCAGGGCGGCATCACCCCGCAGTCGCACCGGATGTACGACCTGTGGATCGCGTCCTGCATCGCGGCGCTCGCGGTCGGCGTGTTCGTCTGGGGCCTGATCTTCTGGTGCGTGATCCGCTACCGGAAGCGCGGCAACGAGCTGCCGGTGCAGACCCGCTACAACCTGCCGATGGAGTTCCTCTACACCATCGCGCCGATCCTCGTGGTCTCCGTGCTCTTCTACTACACGGCGGTCGTGCAGACCGGCGTGGACAAGATCACGAAGAACCCCGACGTGACCGTCGAGGTCGTCGCCTTCAAGTGGAACTGGCAGTTCAACTACCGCGACGGCCAGGGCCCCGACGCCAACACCGTCGCCTCGGTCCTCGGCACCAGCGACGTCATCCCGGTGCTGGTCCTGCCCACCGGCAAGTCCATCCGGTTCGAGGAGACCAGCCGGGACGTCATCCACTCGTTCTGGGTGCCGGAGCTGCTGTTCAAGCGCGACGTCATGCCGGGCAACGTCCGCAACGTCTTCGAGGTCACCAGCCTCGACCAGGAGGGCGAGTTCGTCGGCCGCTGCGCCGAGCTGTGCGGCAGCTACCACGCCTTCATGAACTTCGAGCTGCGGGTCGTCTCGCCACAGCAGTACGACCAGTTCCTGGCGGAGAAGAAGGCCGGCAAGTCGACGCAGGAGGCGCTCACGGCCATCGGCGAGGCGCCGTACGCGAGCACCACCGAGCCGTTCGACACCCGACGCACCAAGAACAACTTCAACCCGTCCGACGCGTCGGCCGGCGCGGGAAGCTGA
- the erpA gene encoding iron-sulfur cluster insertion protein ErpA has translation MTTPAQTESTEAKAPSTVVLTDVAAQKVKALIEQEGRDDLRLRVAVQPGGCSGLRYQLFFDERSLDGDIVTDYDGVEVVVDRMSAPYLTGATIDFADRIDAQGFTIDNPNAGNSCACGDSFS, from the coding sequence GTGACCACGCCAGCGCAGACCGAGTCGACCGAGGCCAAGGCCCCCAGCACCGTCGTCCTCACCGACGTCGCGGCGCAGAAGGTCAAGGCCCTGATCGAGCAGGAGGGCCGCGACGACCTGCGGCTCCGGGTCGCCGTGCAGCCGGGCGGCTGCTCCGGCCTGCGGTACCAGCTCTTCTTCGACGAGCGGTCGCTCGACGGTGACATCGTCACCGACTACGACGGTGTCGAGGTCGTCGTCGACCGGATGAGCGCGCCCTACCTGACCGGTGCGACCATCGACTTCGCCGACCGGATCGACGCCCAGGGCTTCACCATCGACAACCCGAACGCCGGCAACTCCTGCGCCTGCGGCGACTCGTTCAGCTGA
- the nadA gene encoding quinolinate synthase NadA — protein MTSTWVEPSNTATALLLLGRGSDPATERGVECPGDLPAPSDPDLVARAAAAKAALGTKVFVLGHHYQRDEVIQFADVTGDSFKLAREAAARPDAEYIVFCGVHFMAESADILTSDRQRVTLPDLAAGCSMADMAVLSQVETAWDVLTELGIAADTVPVTYMNSSADIKGFVGRHGGVVCTSSNAKRALDWAFEQGQKVLFLPDQHLGRNTAVLEMGFSLDDCVLYDPHKPNGGLTPEQLRDAKMILWRGHCSVHGRFTLDSVNDVRERVPGVNVLVHPECRHEVVTAADFVGSTEYIIKTIEAAPAGSAWAVGTELNLVRRLALAHPDKQIMFLDRAVCYCSTMNRIDLPHLVWALEELVAGRVVNQITVDADTARHARAALDQMLALPGA, from the coding sequence GTGACTTCGACCTGGGTTGAGCCCTCCAACACCGCCACTGCGCTGCTGCTCCTCGGCCGCGGCAGCGATCCCGCCACCGAGCGTGGCGTGGAGTGTCCGGGTGACCTTCCCGCGCCGAGCGACCCGGACCTGGTGGCCCGGGCGGCGGCGGCCAAGGCCGCGCTCGGCACGAAGGTCTTCGTGCTGGGCCACCACTACCAGCGCGACGAGGTGATCCAGTTCGCCGACGTGACCGGTGACTCGTTCAAGCTGGCCCGCGAGGCGGCGGCCCGCCCCGACGCGGAATACATCGTCTTCTGCGGCGTGCACTTCATGGCCGAGAGCGCGGACATCCTCACCTCGGACCGTCAGCGGGTGACCCTGCCCGACCTGGCCGCCGGCTGCTCGATGGCCGACATGGCGGTGCTGTCGCAGGTCGAGACCGCCTGGGACGTGCTGACCGAGCTGGGCATCGCGGCGGACACCGTCCCGGTGACGTACATGAACTCCTCCGCCGACATCAAGGGCTTCGTCGGCCGGCACGGCGGTGTGGTCTGCACCTCCTCCAACGCCAAGCGGGCGTTGGACTGGGCGTTCGAGCAGGGGCAGAAGGTGCTCTTCCTGCCCGACCAGCACCTGGGCCGCAACACGGCGGTGCTGGAGATGGGCTTCTCGCTGGACGACTGCGTCCTCTACGACCCGCACAAGCCGAACGGCGGGCTCACCCCGGAGCAGCTCCGCGACGCGAAGATGATCCTGTGGCGCGGGCACTGCTCGGTGCACGGCCGGTTCACCCTGGACAGCGTCAACGACGTCCGGGAGCGGGTGCCGGGGGTCAACGTGCTGGTCCACCCGGAGTGCCGGCACGAGGTGGTCACCGCCGCCGACTTCGTCGGCTCCACGGAATACATCATCAAGACCATCGAGGCGGCCCCGGCCGGCTCGGCGTGGGCGGTCGGCACCGAGCTGAACCTGGTCCGCCGGCTGGCGCTGGCCCATCCGGACAAGCAGATCATGTTCCTGGACCGGGCGGTCTGCTACTGCTCGACGATGAACCGGATCGACCTGCCGCACCTGGTGTGGGCCCTGGAGGAGCTGGTCGCCGGGCGGGTGGTCAACCAGATCACCGTCGACGCGGACACCGCGCGCCACGCCCGGGCCGCACTGGACCAGATGCTCGCCCTCCCCGGCGCTTGA
- a CDS encoding AAA family ATPase, which yields MTSGVPGPGATVDPGAVRPGADGPLLVAFAGLPGVGKSTLAVRVGAALRAPVLPVDPVERALGRYGLVGDVPGTAAYGAVAGLAEVQLGLGLSVVVDAVNPVASARGLWHDLAVRAGVPLRVIEVHCGDEAEHRRRVESRLPDEHLPTWEQTLVRRAEYEPIIGPRLVVDTAVDTDPLPGILAYLR from the coding sequence GTGACCTCCGGCGTACCCGGTCCGGGCGCGACGGTCGACCCGGGCGCCGTCCGCCCCGGCGCCGACGGCCCGCTGCTGGTCGCCTTCGCCGGGCTGCCGGGCGTGGGCAAGAGCACGCTCGCCGTCCGGGTCGGTGCCGCGCTGCGCGCCCCGGTCCTGCCGGTCGACCCGGTGGAACGGGCCCTCGGGCGGTACGGGCTGGTCGGCGACGTGCCCGGGACAGCCGCGTACGGCGCGGTCGCCGGGCTCGCCGAGGTGCAGCTCGGCCTCGGGCTGAGCGTGGTGGTGGACGCCGTCAACCCGGTGGCCAGTGCCCGTGGCCTCTGGCACGACCTGGCCGTCCGGGCCGGGGTGCCGCTGCGGGTGATCGAGGTGCACTGCGGGGACGAGGCCGAGCACCGCCGGCGGGTCGAGTCCCGGCTCCCCGACGAGCACCTGCCCACCTGGGAGCAGACCCTGGTCCGCCGCGCCGAGTACGAGCCGATCATCGGCCCCCGCCTGGTGGTGGACACCGCCGTCGACACCGACCCCCTCCCCGGCATCCTCGCCTACCTCCGCTGA
- a CDS encoding glycerate kinase family protein, which produces MRVLLCPDKFAGTLPAQEVAVAVADGWRTAAPGDELLIRPLADGGPGFVAVLAEALAGRRLAVPTIDPLGRPAAGEILLTDDGTAYLESAQACGLHLLSEAERDPKATTSYGLGLLVAAAVEAGARSVVIGLGGSATNDGGAGMFTPLGVTALDEAGRALPYGGAALAAVAALDGAPRVRGAALVAATDVDNPLLGLHGASNVYGPQKGADRSDVLLLDAALERWAGVLERELPGCPPGLGTLPGGGAAGGLGAAVLALGGRAESGIGLVTRAIGLDAALDAADLVITGEGSFDHQSLRGKVVAGVAGAARDRGLPCVVLAGRVSTGRREAAAAGVTETYSLVEHFGGEERGGAEAALDRPAEGLRALGARLARQWSR; this is translated from the coding sequence ATGCGCGTGCTGCTCTGCCCGGACAAGTTCGCCGGCACGCTGCCGGCCCAGGAGGTCGCCGTCGCGGTGGCCGACGGCTGGCGAACGGCGGCCCCCGGCGACGAGCTGCTGATCCGGCCGCTCGCCGACGGCGGCCCCGGCTTCGTCGCGGTGCTCGCCGAGGCGCTCGCCGGGCGGCGGCTGGCGGTGCCGACCATCGACCCGCTCGGCCGCCCCGCCGCCGGTGAGATCCTGCTCACCGACGACGGCACCGCGTACCTGGAGAGCGCCCAGGCGTGCGGGCTGCACCTGTTGTCCGAGGCAGAGCGCGATCCGAAGGCCACCACCTCGTACGGGCTGGGGCTGCTGGTGGCCGCGGCGGTCGAGGCCGGGGCGCGGAGCGTGGTGATCGGGCTGGGCGGCTCCGCCACCAACGACGGGGGCGCCGGCATGTTCACCCCGCTGGGCGTCACCGCGCTGGACGAGGCCGGCCGGGCCCTGCCGTACGGCGGGGCGGCCCTCGCGGCGGTGGCCGCGCTGGACGGCGCCCCACGGGTCCGCGGCGCCGCCCTGGTCGCCGCCACCGACGTCGACAACCCGCTGCTCGGGCTGCACGGCGCCAGCAACGTGTACGGCCCGCAGAAGGGCGCCGACCGGTCCGACGTCCTGCTGCTCGACGCGGCGCTGGAGCGCTGGGCCGGGGTGCTGGAACGCGAGTTGCCCGGCTGCCCACCGGGGCTCGGCACGCTGCCCGGCGGCGGCGCGGCGGGCGGGCTCGGCGCGGCCGTCCTCGCCCTCGGCGGCCGGGCCGAGTCCGGCATCGGGCTGGTCACCCGGGCCATCGGGCTGGACGCCGCGCTGGACGCCGCCGATCTGGTGATCACGGGGGAGGGGTCCTTCGACCACCAGTCGCTGCGCGGCAAGGTCGTGGCCGGGGTGGCCGGGGCCGCCCGGGACCGGGGCCTGCCCTGCGTGGTGCTGGCGGGACGGGTGAGCACCGGGCGGCGGGAGGCCGCCGCGGCCGGCGTGACCGAGACGTACAGCCTGGTGGAGCACTTCGGGGGCGAGGAGCGCGGCGGGGCGGAGGCGGCGCTGGACCGGCCCGCCGAGGGGCTGCGCGCGCTCGGTGCCCGGTTGGCCCGGCAGTGGAGCCGCTGA
- a CDS encoding cytochrome c oxidase subunit 4, with translation MKTEWRIFLTVAAFLFGVTILYGAWTHGESGRIEWVGTVALLLSFLLCSMCGGFFWFISRRIDLRPEDRPDGEIADGAGEVGFFSPGSYWPFGLALAAAIAGTGLVFWQMWLLGLGLVAVIFAACGLLFEYYSGTRRTAEH, from the coding sequence ATGAAGACCGAGTGGCGAATCTTCCTGACCGTCGCGGCGTTCCTCTTCGGCGTCACCATTCTCTACGGCGCCTGGACGCACGGCGAGAGCGGTCGGATCGAGTGGGTCGGCACGGTGGCGCTGCTGCTGTCGTTCCTGCTCTGCTCGATGTGCGGCGGCTTCTTCTGGTTCATCTCCCGGCGTATCGACCTGCGCCCGGAGGACCGTCCGGACGGCGAGATCGCCGACGGCGCGGGCGAGGTCGGCTTCTTCAGCCCGGGCAGCTACTGGCCGTTCGGCCTGGCCCTGGCCGCCGCGATCGCCGGCACCGGGCTGGTCTTCTGGCAGATGTGGCTGCTGGGCCTGGGCCTGGTGGCGGTCATCTTCGCCGCCTGCGGCCTGCTCTTCGAGTACTACTCCGGCACCCGCCGGACCGCCGAGCACTGA
- a CDS encoding cysteine desulfurase family protein — protein MSTSPVYLDAAAAAPLHPVARQALLAALDDGWADPGKLYTQARRARQLLDAAREATAQTLGVRADELSFTPSGTAAAHAAVLGGLAGRRRVGATLVHSAIEHSAVLHAAERHVAGGGEAVSVPVDRVGRLDLDAWTAAVAAPGVALAALIGASHEVGTVQPVPAAAEACAEAGVPLYVDAAQLVGRAPLPAGWSLLSASAHKWGGPPGVGLLAVRKGTRWESPFPADERESGRTPGVLNLPAVVAAAASLRAAAADAAAETARLAPLVDRIRARVAAEVPDVEVVGDPVDRLPHLVTFSCLYLDGEALLQALDRRGFAVSSGSSCTSSTLRPSHVLEAMGVLSHGNVRVSLHRESTEADVDRFLAELPRVVADLRAEAGVTGL, from the coding sequence GTGAGCACATCCCCGGTATACCTGGACGCGGCCGCCGCCGCCCCACTGCACCCGGTCGCGCGGCAGGCGCTGCTGGCCGCGCTGGACGACGGCTGGGCCGACCCCGGCAAGCTCTACACCCAGGCCCGCCGGGCCCGCCAACTGCTCGACGCGGCCCGCGAGGCCACCGCGCAGACCCTCGGCGTCCGTGCCGACGAACTCTCCTTCACCCCCAGCGGTACGGCCGCGGCGCACGCCGCCGTGCTGGGCGGTCTGGCCGGGCGGCGCCGGGTCGGGGCGACCCTGGTGCATTCCGCGATCGAGCACTCCGCGGTGCTGCACGCCGCGGAGCGGCACGTGGCCGGCGGCGGCGAGGCGGTCTCCGTACCGGTGGACCGGGTCGGCCGGCTGGACCTGGACGCCTGGACGGCGGCCGTGGCCGCCCCCGGGGTGGCCCTGGCGGCCCTGATCGGGGCCAGTCACGAGGTGGGCACGGTGCAGCCGGTGCCGGCGGCGGCCGAGGCGTGCGCCGAGGCGGGGGTGCCGCTGTACGTCGACGCGGCGCAACTGGTCGGCCGGGCGCCGCTGCCGGCCGGCTGGTCGCTGCTGAGCGCCAGCGCGCACAAGTGGGGCGGGCCGCCGGGCGTCGGCCTGCTGGCGGTCCGCAAGGGCACCCGCTGGGAGTCGCCGTTCCCCGCCGACGAGCGGGAGTCCGGGCGTACCCCGGGGGTGCTCAACCTGCCGGCGGTGGTGGCGGCGGCGGCGAGCCTGCGCGCGGCGGCGGCCGACGCGGCTGCCGAGACGGCCCGGCTCGCGCCGCTGGTGGACCGGATCCGGGCCCGGGTGGCGGCCGAGGTGCCGGACGTGGAGGTGGTCGGGGACCCCGTGGACCGCCTCCCCCACCTGGTCACCTTCTCCTGTCTCTACCTGGACGGCGAGGCGCTGCTGCAGGCGCTGGACCGGCGGGGCTTCGCGGTCTCCTCCGGCTCCTCCTGCACCTCGTCCACGCTGCGTCCGTCGCACGTGCTGGAGGCGATGGGGGTGCTGTCGCACGGCAACGTCCGGGTGTCGCTGCACCGGGAGAGCACCGAGGCTGACGTGGACCGCTTCCTCGCCGAGCTGCCCCGGGTGGTCGCCGACCTGCGCGCCGAAGCGGGAGTGACCGGGCTGTGA
- a CDS encoding BTAD domain-containing putative transcriptional regulator: protein MPAGLELRILGPLELLRDGAPVPLAGVKPRQLLATLALRNQRTVAVDHLIEVLWPQDPPRSAVANVHTYVHALRTLLGAARLRRQPPGYRLLLGPAELDLARFDEHDQATDPARLDAALALWRGDPIENLPHSPLWRPEVERLVERRRLLREQRARVRIESGDAAGAVADLRALVAEDPLREEAWRLLVSALEATGRRAEALSTYSSARRFLVEGLGVEPSEPLRRLHRSLLTQDEPAAPPRLDGDAATMLRGFALLGLGPAPDWVASALLDRDDVQTVLDSLVLGRLVRRVGRDELGQPRFRLSVAASLLAPELPDPVDEAMLCRVLGGYLDLAGRAARGLPAQIFGPGLSVAARWPVPAAAELTKDPVAWFTVERQALLAAVELAARLGRSELAWEFAYTMLPWCDLGGHSAEWEQTHRTALGTCRRTGDLLGEAVSLRGLGQLHLYRDHYGAAAEAFSRARLAYARLGNTYGEAGALAGLGSVHRIRGDHDAAYDCYQQALAYYLTVGDQHGQAYVHGALALVWLARNNPAEALRALNAGLPLATELDDQHRVAHLLHRLGLIRMSLDEAVAARGCFTAALDRFTAIGDAHGQAYCLSDLAELEQGVAAITRLSRALEIFEQIGDRRGQEQTARRLGELHRDAGRERLGDAYLAEARRLRSTVQDELTRPT, encoded by the coding sequence ATGCCAGCAGGACTTGAGCTACGCATACTTGGTCCACTGGAGTTGCTGCGCGACGGTGCGCCCGTCCCGCTGGCCGGCGTCAAACCCCGGCAACTGCTCGCCACGCTCGCCCTCCGAAACCAGCGCACGGTCGCGGTGGACCACCTGATCGAGGTGCTCTGGCCACAGGACCCGCCCCGCTCGGCGGTGGCCAACGTGCACACGTACGTCCACGCCCTGCGTACCCTCCTCGGCGCGGCCCGGCTTCGCCGGCAACCGCCCGGCTACCGGCTGCTGCTGGGCCCCGCCGAACTCGACCTGGCCCGCTTCGACGAGCACGACCAGGCCACCGACCCGGCCCGGCTGGACGCCGCGTTGGCGCTGTGGCGGGGCGACCCGATCGAGAACCTGCCGCACTCGCCGCTGTGGCGGCCCGAGGTGGAGCGCCTGGTCGAACGCAGGCGGCTGCTGCGGGAGCAGCGGGCCCGGGTACGCATCGAGTCCGGCGACGCGGCCGGGGCGGTCGCCGACCTACGGGCGCTGGTGGCCGAGGACCCGCTGCGGGAGGAGGCCTGGCGGCTGTTGGTCAGCGCGCTCGAGGCGACCGGCCGTCGCGCGGAGGCCCTGTCGACCTACTCCAGCGCCCGCCGTTTCCTGGTGGAAGGGTTGGGCGTCGAGCCCAGCGAACCGCTGCGCCGGTTGCATCGCAGCCTGCTGACCCAGGACGAGCCGGCGGCCCCGCCCCGGCTCGACGGCGACGCGGCCACGATGCTGCGCGGGTTCGCCCTGCTCGGCCTCGGGCCGGCACCCGACTGGGTGGCGTCGGCCCTGCTGGACCGGGACGACGTCCAGACCGTGCTGGACAGTCTGGTGCTCGGCCGGCTGGTACGCCGGGTCGGCCGGGACGAGCTGGGGCAGCCGCGGTTCCGGCTGTCGGTAGCGGCCAGCCTGCTGGCACCGGAGCTGCCCGACCCGGTCGACGAGGCGATGCTGTGCCGGGTCCTCGGCGGCTACCTCGACCTGGCCGGACGGGCCGCGCGGGGCCTGCCGGCCCAGATCTTCGGCCCCGGGTTGAGCGTCGCGGCCCGCTGGCCGGTGCCGGCCGCCGCCGAGCTGACCAAGGACCCGGTCGCCTGGTTCACCGTCGAGCGGCAGGCGCTGCTCGCCGCCGTCGAACTCGCCGCCCGGCTGGGCCGGTCCGAACTGGCCTGGGAGTTCGCGTACACCATGCTGCCCTGGTGCGACCTCGGCGGCCACAGCGCCGAGTGGGAGCAGACCCATCGCACCGCCCTCGGCACCTGCCGGCGCACCGGTGACCTGCTCGGCGAGGCGGTGAGCCTGCGCGGTCTCGGGCAACTGCACCTGTACCGCGATCATTACGGCGCCGCCGCCGAGGCGTTCAGCCGGGCCCGGCTGGCGTACGCCCGGCTGGGCAACACGTACGGCGAGGCGGGCGCCCTGGCCGGGCTGGGATCCGTACACCGGATCCGCGGTGACCACGACGCCGCGTACGACTGCTACCAGCAGGCGCTGGCGTACTACCTGACAGTCGGCGACCAGCACGGCCAGGCGTACGTGCACGGGGCGCTGGCCCTGGTGTGGCTGGCCCGCAACAACCCGGCCGAGGCGCTCCGCGCACTGAACGCCGGCCTGCCGCTCGCGACCGAACTGGACGACCAGCACCGGGTGGCGCACCTGTTGCACCGGCTCGGGCTGATCCGGATGTCGCTCGACGAGGCGGTGGCCGCCCGTGGCTGCTTCACCGCCGCGCTCGACCGATTCACCGCCATCGGCGACGCGCACGGCCAGGCGTACTGCCTCAGCGACCTGGCCGAGCTGGAACAGGGTGTCGCGGCGATCACCCGGCTCAGCCGGGCGCTGGAGATCTTCGAGCAGATCGGGGACCGCCGCGGCCAGGAGCAGACCGCCCGCCGCCTGGGTGAACTGCACCGGGACGCCGGGCGGGAGCGGCTCGGCGACGCCTATCTGGCCGAGGCGCGACGACTACGCTCCACCGTCCAGGACGAGCTGACCCGCCCCACCTGA
- a CDS encoding M23 family metallopeptidase, producing MRLRHLLRAASAFVIGVAGTLLIANPAHAAPAFHLPFPCGQTWQGNSSNSSAHVSWEIDFNRGSTADADLGDTVLAAAAGTVEVSAHQGSTNGYGNLIVINHGGGYYTYYAHLDKRAVAAGAAVLRGQAIGAVGNTSKPGNDISPHLHFEVRYPDRAQSHIIKAVFNGSTFSYPNASVTSQNCATSYDPATVCGSGFEVIDSAKLGSAGTANLLWKGSTGENCVVTLKMANVGTATATSAFLEPQGAARSTDSGNFSYYAGPVIRTSPGCVKWGGSTGGSSYTSAFEHCG from the coding sequence ATGCGACTACGCCATCTGCTGAGGGCCGCGAGCGCCTTCGTCATCGGTGTCGCGGGGACCCTGCTGATCGCGAACCCGGCGCACGCCGCGCCGGCGTTCCACCTTCCCTTCCCGTGCGGGCAGACCTGGCAGGGCAACAGCAGCAACAGCAGCGCCCACGTGTCCTGGGAGATCGACTTCAACCGTGGGTCCACCGCGGACGCGGATCTCGGGGACACCGTGCTGGCCGCCGCCGCCGGAACTGTCGAGGTCTCCGCACACCAGGGCAGCACCAACGGGTACGGCAACCTGATCGTGATCAACCACGGCGGCGGGTACTACACGTACTACGCGCACCTGGACAAGCGGGCGGTGGCCGCCGGAGCGGCGGTCCTGCGCGGCCAGGCCATCGGGGCGGTCGGCAACACCAGCAAGCCGGGCAACGACATCTCCCCGCACCTGCACTTCGAGGTGCGTTACCCGGACCGTGCCCAGTCGCACATCATCAAGGCCGTCTTCAACGGCTCCACCTTCTCCTACCCGAACGCCTCGGTGACCAGCCAGAACTGCGCCACGTCGTACGACCCGGCCACGGTGTGCGGCAGCGGATTCGAGGTCATCGACTCGGCGAAGCTCGGTTCCGCCGGCACCGCCAACCTGCTCTGGAAGGGCTCGACCGGCGAGAACTGCGTGGTCACCCTGAAGATGGCCAACGTCGGTACGGCCACCGCCACGAGCGCCTTCCTCGAACCGCAGGGCGCCGCGAGATCGACGGACTCGGGCAACTTCTCCTACTACGCGGGGCCGGTGATCCGTACGTCGCCGGGTTGCGTGAAGTGGGGCGGCAGCACCGGTGGCTCCAGCTACACCTCGGCCTTCGAGCACTGCGGCTGA